The genomic region TTTTTCATGGTTTGCAAGTTAAGCTCTAGAAGAGCAGGCCTAGTGCAATGGTGAGAACAGTCCATTGAGTCACCAGGTCATAGGTTTAAAGCAGCCTCTCCGCATTTGCGGAAGGAACTCGGTTTACCCCTTTCCCAtaccccactcatgtgggaacCTCCGGCACTGGGTCTGTCCTTGTTTTTGCAAGTTAAGCTCTGCAAAGTGAAGCTAAACACTAACTTGTTAGGTTTGGCAAATAAATTACCTCAAGTTCAGCTTTCTGAAGATTAGAGTCTCTTGTCTCAGATATCTCTTTGTATCGTAAGGCCTTCTTTCTTAAAAGATTGCCTTCTTTTGCAAGGTGTTTACATTGTTCTTTTAATAAACAGAACCTGTGAAAGAAAAAAAACATACTAGCCTCTTTATTTACAGAACATTACATAGATAGGTAATAGGTACCAAGAACTATAAAGCTAATATTAAGATGGTATAGTGATAAACAAAAGGCTAGGAATTATATAATCAGCTCATTTGCCTAGAATAAGTAAGTTGAGTGAATAAAAATCAAGCACCTTGATTCATGATGATCGACTTTATTTGCAACAACAGCCTGCTGATTCATCATGACAATTTCAAAatctttgatagatttaacaagatTTTCCATGAATTCTCTCATATCATTGTCTTTGGAAACAGCAGATGTTAGCATCTTCTCTTTTTCTTCCATGGCATAATGTAGAGCTTGATTCTGTTTCTCTAGGTCTTTTAGAGAGTTTGAAATGGTTCTAAGTCTATCATTCAGCTCAACCAAGGTAACATCATTGTGTTGAACATGCTGCTGAGCTTGCTCCAACCTGCACATAATGGCATCAAATTCCCTGTTCTTTTCAGATAGGTAGGAATCTTGCTTTGCCACTTTGTCCCTTAACAAATCAAGTTCACAACACATTGACTCCACGCGAGTCTGCATCGCTTCCAATCCAATCTGTGATACAAATTTCTCCTTTTCACTCAATACTTCAGTGAAGGAATCCACAATTAGTTTCAGTTTTTCAATCTTTTGCTTATGTAGAGATTCCTCTTCAGCATGACCCTTTTTCTCCTCGTACTTCAACAACAAAGAATCAATGTTTGACATTGCTCTAGCAATAGCCTCATTGTGAATTATTGAGCAAACTTCCTGCTTCATACCACCCTCAATCTCATAACCATGCAATTCTATGTTTATTTCACTAATGAACTCTTTTATGATAATCCTTTCTATTTCTTCTCTAAAGGTGGCTGCAATTCTGGCATCTTCAACGTCAAATTGAGGCCTTACAATATTCAGTTCATGATCTGCCTCTCTGGATGCAAAATGTGATGAGTGAGTTGGAATAGAGCAATGGTAGTCTTCATTATTACTTGCACCGCTTTCTAGTTGCTCGATTTCAGAACCTAATACAttgttcttatcttgttgaccaggaatTGCATTTGACTTGATACGGACAGAGGCTCTTTTATTCTCCAGGAGGAGCACATCCAACTTTGAGATGACTTCCTCAATTTTCTTCCTTGTTTGCTCAAGTTCTTTGTTATTTCGTAAATGAAAAGGgtttgatccatccttcttcaggATTTCACGCTTCAGTTTGAATATCTCTTCCGTCCTCTGGTACAGAACTGAATCATGCTGCCTTTTCATCTCATTCATTGATTTATTGAAATGGGCTATCAAAGCAACCTTATCCATGTGATCCAAGAGTTTCGGATCACCAAAAACTTCTTCTTTAGAGTCTCCAGGATGAATGGTCTTTGCTACACCATTTCTAGAGGAATTTTCTTTGTCCTGCTGCTTGCTGGCATTTTCTGAATCTTCAAAGTTATGCTGTGATCCCGATAGCCCCCATTCAGAATTCAACAGTGACTTGGAAATGGAGTCAAGCTGCTGGCGGAGACTATAAAACTCATCATGTCTTTTATCCCGTCCCTCAGATAAACTCAAGCTGCCATTTACTGGCTGCTGCAGCTTCTGGTTCAGTGATGATATCTCTGCATCCTTGAGAGCAATTTGGCTAGCAGCTTCTTGCCGCACATCACTTAGGATCCCCTTGATGATAGCACCAGTCACAATTCCTGAAACATGAACCCTGTCGTTTACTTCATCCAAGAAAGATTCCATGTCCTCAATGGCGTCTTCATGGCAATAAGGCTCAGTCTGAACTGCAGCACTTCCATTGCCATCATCGGGCAATACATGCAAGGTCTCTGCCATCTCCATCTGTATGTGAGTTTGGTGTGATCGCCACTGTAACAAAAAAAAGGAAAGGCACAAAAAGGAATGTTAAACTCGGGGATTATAATCAAACCAGCATGCTATTTCCCTCAGGAAATCCGTCTGAACATTTATTGCCCAGCAGCAAACGCGCATGTATCATTCAATAAACCACGTCAAACATGACGTGCAGTCACATCACCCCAAGCTTGTGACAGCATAATGGTCTCTGAGCAAAACCCTACCTCAGCAAGACGACGAAAATCTTACAAATTAAATTACCAGTATAAACTGCCTTGAATGCTCAGATAATAATGAGTTTATGACATCAAATCTAAAGAGACAGAACATCCATCCCAGTAATGGTAACTCGATTGGGGAAAGTGACATGGACGGAAATACATAGCCCaaaaaaaggagatagcagaaacaAATCAACATCTAGCTAAACTAGCCGAATCAGATAAACCAAAAAAAATAAAACAGGCAACAAATTGAACACTAACCAATCGTCTAGGTTAAAGAGCTCAAGTGGAGGAGGCCGTCTAAACGAAGCTAACCCAAGCTCAAACCAAGAGGGGAGGGGCGAGACGAAACAATCCGGAAAACCACCAGCGCCTCCTAGGACGGAGAgctccgccaccaccaccaccaccagtgaaTCCGTAGAGCAAGAAACAGCAGCGAGGCAAGGAATGCCGCCCCCCGAAATACAACGGCggtaaaggggaaaagaaagaagctgCGCTGGTGACTGATGCTCTACCTTTCCTTTCCTGCCACCGTCAGCGCCGCCACTGTGCGCGGGTGGTGGGGAGACAGCGAAAGCAGCCGCCTTTCACCTCCAGTCCCCCTCCCCCGCCTTTTCTCACCGCCGCCGCCGTTAACGTGCTAAGGTTATCTCTTGAAGGTTGACTGTAGTTGCTGCTCAAGTGCCACCGCCGTGAGGCCGGCCCGTAATGCTTGCCTCTCCTTGAAGCCCAGCCCATGGCTCATGGGTTTGGCCCAAACTCTAGTTTCACTCTGACAGCCCGATAAGAGAGTAACacatttcatttcaaaattaaaCGCCGGCGAGAGCCGCCCCGGCGGAGGGAGCTCTCTGGACGCGAAGCGCTCCACGCCGGTGACCACTGACCTCCTCCCTGGAGGCGCCCCGGCGAAGGGAGCGATCCTGGTACCGGCTGCGGAAGTGCGGAGCCAAGGGCGGGGCCGCTCCGCGGAGCGCCGGTGGCAGCCACGGTCTGACGTCAGGTATTGTCATTTTCGAGTCCTCCGAACCCAACTGCAAACAACAGGAACCCATTACCAaataaatgatgctagaaatggTTTCATCTTAAAAAATGGGTCGGATCCATCTAGAGCGTGGTAATGTATCACGATCTAAAGGTTTTTTTATAATTTGTTAGGACACTAaactaattttagttcaaaataaataaaaatagagtTTCATCCTATCTAATTTTATTCTTAAATTTTATAGCGTAAAATCTAAAACCCATTGTCCCTCCTAGATCCATCCCATCCATATAGTCTGATTTTCATTCAAGTTAATATCATTTTTGTTAAGCTCTAAAAAGAGcaatgcggacggtccggccccgaggccggacggtccgcggtctggactgtccgcggtggtgacgcggacagttcgcgcgcgcgcagagtcagttagggttcctagtttctcgcgggatttgttacctaaaaccgcgggattaactcgggaaacagttgaaaacggatccagacctccccctttatatagatgaagggctacggccgattgaacccccaacaatcgaacaaatcaagtctattactcgtttttaccttatgcattaggagtagttctagtctagttctagtttagccctagtttagtattccaatcctcaaattctctgcctctcctcgactctacgtcgattaggggagtctaggtcggccggcccgagcctagacaactcctaggatctctcctccccgacggggtccctcccgggagcgagatccaggcgccgccggcgatcctctgccgcccctgcgcacgcgcggaccgtccggccctagggcgcggaccgtccggccgtcaggcagggaacccgagctcctgcaccaggtcgcggaccgttcggccctgtgtcgcggaccgtccgtgtcTGACCAgggagcaccgccgcctcacaccaggtcgcggaccgtccggccccaggccgcggaccgtccgcggctgaccagagagcaccgccgccggttcttcttgagtgattggcgctccgaaaaggcgtcaacatactttttggcgactccgctggggaataggtgtctagatctgctaaaaatcggcccataaatggtcggttctaaggatcacaccaagatctccactaccaacatcatcaagccagccatggaggcgctcccggctgatgaccaaaggccctttgaagacctcgtaatgcgcgatgagaaggaggtgatgcggcaatggaacgaacaacgcgacaaggaagaggcggaactgctgcataaactctccgaacggcgcaaggaggcggcggacaagtacttgtcacacttcacgatggatcgccaccagaagatcgtccgtcaaggggagatcgatatggaatctctcctacctccactgcagggtcccgctgtaagtactccagatctatctcttacaactttcatggatcaacgaggagatcagttaaagcaatatgtagatgaatctattaaaatgcatttacgtgcatacgagaaatcagctgctcctaattttccatcgcgagagtctaatacagtgccacccacgtcaaacacatcggctataaacAGGTCACCTTTGACCTAGCCATCATATGGTATGTCGATGCacgctttcgtgtcaccatcacagccgcaaccactaggcacgcgaccggaccgtccgagcatcatctcagacagtccggttataccgcggaccgtccggcgtatttcgccggaccgtccgaccagatgcaggcccgcacacaaaacactcaggtcg from Zea mays cultivar B73 chromosome 6, Zm-B73-REFERENCE-NAM-5.0, whole genome shotgun sequence harbors:
- the LOC100194007 gene encoding uncharacterized protein LOC100194007 encodes the protein MEMAETLHVLPDDGNGSAAVQTEPYCHEDAIEDMESFLDEVNDRVHVSGIVTGAIIKGILSDVRQEAASQIALKDAEISSLNQKLQQPVNGSLSLSEGRDKRHDEFYSLRQQLDSISKSLLNSEWGLSGSQHNFEDSENASKQQDKENSSRNGVAKTIHPGDSKEEVFGDPKLLDHMDKVALIAHFNKSMNEMKRQHDSVLYQRTEEIFKLKREILKKDGSNPFHLRNNKELEQTRKKIEEVISKLDVLLLENKRASVRIKSNAIPGQQDKNNVLGSEIEQLESGASNNEDYHCSIPTHSSHFASREADHELNIVRPQFDVEDARIAATFREEIERIIIKEFISEINIELHGYEIEGGMKQEVCSIIHNEAIARAMSNIDSLLLKYEEKKGHAEEESLHKQKIEKLKLIVDSFTEVLSEKEKFVSQIGLEAMQTRVESMCCELDLLRDKVAKQDSYLSEKNREFDAIMCRLEQAQQHVQHNDVTLVELNDRLRTISNSLKDLEKQNQALHYAMEEKEKMLTSAVSKDNDMREFMENLVKSIKDFEIVMMNQQAVVANKVDHHESRFCLLKEQCKHLAKEGNLLRKKALRYKEISETRDSNLQKAELEVDLLGDEVEALTDLLAKIYTALDHYSPVLQHYTGVMETLSMIKKHISMAK